The Falsibacillus pallidus genome contains the following window.
CAGCGCTTCGAAGAAGGAAAAGTATTTGAAGCAGAGGTCAAGGAAGTCGTAAAAGGCGGTTTGGTTGTCGATCTAGGAGTAAGAGGGTTTGTGCCCGCTTCCTTGGTAGAAGACCATTTCGTTGAAGATTTTACAGACTATAAAGGCAAGACACTGACATTTAAGATTGTTGAACTTGATGAAGAGAAAAATCGACTGATTTTATCTCATCGTGCTGTTATTCAAGGAGAAAAAGAAGAGAAGAAAAAAGGCCTGCTTGAAAAACTGGAAACGGGGCAGATTATTGAAGGAAAGGTTCAGCGTTTAACGGATTTCGGCGCTTTTGTAGATATTGGTGGAATTGATGGTCTTGTTCACATTTCCCAATTATCTTATGAGCATGTGGAAAAACCGTCTGATGTTGTTTCTGAAGGGGATACTGTAAAAGTAAAAATTCTTTCTGTTGACCGCGATAATGAGAGGATTTCCCTATCCATCAAAGAAACACAGCCTGGACCATGGTCAAATCTAAGTGAAAAAGCACCAAGGGGTCAGGTACTGAAAGGTACTGTTAAAAGAATCGTTTCATACGGTGCTTTTGTGGAAGTCTTCCCTGGTGTAGAAGGTCTCGTTCATATTTCACAAATTTCCCACAAACATATTGGTACTCCGCATGAAGTCCTTACGGAAGGACAGGAAGTTGATGTTAAAGTCCTTGATGTTAACGAAGCGGATCAGCGTCTTTCATTAAGCATGAAAGAATTTGAAGATAAGGCGGATTTTGAGGAAAAGTATGAATTGCCTGAAGAAAACACAGGTTTCCAGCTCGGTGAAATGATTGGAGATAAACTAAAAGACTTAAAATAATGGTGATGTGAATTGACAAGGGCTAAGCGCAAACTGGAGCATATAAAATATGCACTTACAACAGGAAATAATGGTCAGGCAGGATTTGCTGATATACACTTTGTACATCAGAGCCTTCCTGATCTTTCATTGGATGACGTCACCTTAAATACGGTCATAGGCGAACTTTATTTAAGTTCGCCTCTTTTTATTAATGCCATGACTGGTGGTGGCGGGGCTAAAACACAGGAAATCAATGAACAGATCGCCATTGCTGCGCGGGAAACAAATACTGCCATGGCTGTAGGCTCTCAGATGGGAGCCATAAAAGACAAATCAGAAAGACCTTCTTTCGAGATTGTTCGAAAAGTGAATCCAGATGGTATTGTCTTTGCCAACTTAGGAAGTGAGGCAACGGTTGACCAAGCGAAAGAAGCAGTTGAAATGCTCAGGGCTGATGTTCTGCAAATTCATTTGAATGTGATTCAGGAATTAACCATGCCTGAAGGCGACAGAGACTTTAAAGGGGCCTTGGAGAGGATTCATGCCATTATAAGTTCTGTCGGCGTTCCAGTGATTATAAAGGAAACTGGTGCTGGCATTAGTATGGAAACTGCAAAAAAATTGGCTTCTGTGTCACCATTTGCGATTGATGCAGGCGGATATGGCGGGACGAATTTTGCTGAAATTGAAAATTCCAGAAGGAAAAGAATATTGGAATATTTTAATGAATGGGGGATCCCTACTGCTGTTTCTGTAGTTGAAATTACTCATGGGGCGCCTTCTATACCTGTGTTAGCCTCAGGAGGCATCAAGGGCGCTGATGACATATTGAAAGCAATTAGCCTTGGGGCTTCTGCTGCCGGGATGGCCGGCCCATTGTTAAAAACCTTAATGCAGGATGGTTTGGATGCTTTAATCTCTGAAATCTCTGAACTGAAGGAAGATATGAAGGTCATGATGTGTGCGCTTGGCCGTCCGACAATCCAAGAACTGCAAATGGCCCCGGTTATGATTTCAGGGGACTCATTCCACTTTTTAAAGCAGCGTGGAATTGATACAAAAAAATATAGTCAAAGAACATAATTAAAGGAGGTCGTCTTGAAAGAAAACGACCTCCTTTTTGTATGCCCAAATCAGCCGCGCTGCCTGTTTCTTGCTTCTTCCGGGCCTTCTAGTTTGGAAGAACCTTTATAATGTAGAGCCTGATCACGATCTGATTCCACGGTCTTGCCTGCTTTTAATTTCTTTTCTTGTCTGTCTTTTCCCATGCTGCACCTCCTATGAGTAACTTTTCCTAACAAATAATCTCTATTCATGGATAAACTTTTCTTTTCTTTACCATAATGGTACTGAAAGGATGGTGGATTATGGATGGAAGGGGTTTATTTTTTGTGGCTATTATGGATTGTTTGGATATGGAGTACTTTTTTTATGGAGAAGCATGCACCAAGAAGGTTTTCCTTGTCAATTTTAAGCCTTGGTACAATTGCGGTATATCCATATGTGATTGACATTTCAACTCTTTCAATCCAAGTTGCTGCCATTGTCATCTTTCTGTTTTGTATGATAGAACTTACTTCTTATTCCCTGCTTGAAAAATTGAAATTGCTTATATACAGCCTTACCATCTGCGCAGGTACAGGCGGGTTCATGCTGATGAAAATATTCGATCCGGTGTGGGTGATCTTTGACCCCAAATGGATGCTTTCACTATTCCTATTTTTTCTCATTCAAATGATGACTCCAGGCGATTTAAAGAAGAGCATGCTGTCATTATACCTTGGCCTGTTTTTTGGGCATGCCGCCACTGCTATCCTTTTAAATCAATGGGGAATGAATATGCCGATAGGCTCGCCTGAAATACTGGATGTCGCAGCTTATGTAAGCACCATTTTTCTGGCCATCGAAGGAATGAAAGTCATCTCTGGATACTTTGAAGCCAAACAAAATATCGGGAAGGGAAAACAGGGCTAAATACGGATTCTTATTGCCTAGCGGGGAGATTATTGATAATATATATAAGTTAGACCCTTCTAAAGAGAAGGGTTTTCTTTATCCTGAATGTTTATGATAAAAAAAAGATATGTACTTAAATGTCGCTAAAGAAAGGGTGAAAATCATGACAAAACCAGTTGTTGCCATAGTCGGTCGCCCTAATGTAGGTAAATCAACTATTTTCAACCGAATAGTCGGCGAGAGGATTTCCATCGTCGAAGATATTCCAGGAGTTACGAGAGACCGTATTTATAGCAGTGCAGAATGGCTTACTCATGAATTTAATATTATTGATACAGGAGGCATCGAAATAAGCGATGCGCCTTTTATGGAACAAATCAGGCATCAAGCGGAAATTGCTATTGATGAAGCGGACGTCATCATCTTTTTAGTCAATGGCCGTGAAGGTGTCACCTCTGCGGATGAAGAGGTTGCAAAAATTCTTTATAAAACAAAAAAACCGGTTGTCTTAGCCGTGAATAAAATAGACAACCCTGATATGAAAGAAATGATTTATGATTTTTATGCATTGGGATTTGGCGAACCATATCCAATCTCGGGGTCACATGGCTTAGGCCTGGGAGATTTGCTGGATGAAGCCGCTAAATTCTTCCCAAGTGATGAAGGGGACCAATATGGCGAAAACGTTATAAAGTTTAGTTTGATTGGCCGACCTAATGTAGGGAAATCCTCTTTATTCAATGCACTCATTGGCGAAGACCGTGTCATTGTGAGTGATATCGAAGGAACGACAAGGGATGCGATAGACTCTGTCTTTACTTTTGATGAACAAGAATATGTTGTAATTGATACAGCTGGAATGAGAAAAAAAGGGAAGGTGTATGAAAGCACTGAAAAATACAGTGTGCTTCGTGCATTGCGGGCTATAGAAAGATCTGATGTCGTCCTTGTTGTCCTGAATGGGGAAGAAGGGATCCGCGAACAGGACAAGCGGATCGCTGGATATGCCCATGAATCTGGCAGAGCGGTAATCATCGTTGTGAATAAATGGGATGCCGTTGAAAAAGATGAAAAGACTATGAAACTTTTCGAGCAGAATATCAGGGAACATTTCCAATTCTTGAGCTATGCTCCAGTAGTTTTCTTATCAGCTAAAACGAAGAAAAGGGTTCATACACTTATGCCGATGATTGATATGGCAAGCGAAAATCATTCTTTACGCGTTCAATCCAGCATTCTGAATGAGGTCATCATGGATGCTATCGCAACGAACCCGACGCCGACAGATAAAGGCAAGCGTTTAAGAGTTTATTATGCGACCCAAGTGGCTGTTAAACCGCCGACTTTTGTGGTCTTTGTCAACGAACCGGAACTGATGCATTTCTCCTATCAGAGATTTTTAGAAAATAGGATCAGGGAAGCCTTTGGTTTTGAAGGTACGCCTATCCGGATTATTTCAAGATCCAGGAATTAATAAAAAGTAGGTGAAGATGGTGAAGCACTCAGAAAAAATTGCTGTCCTCGGTGCAGGAAGCTGGGGGACGGCCCTTGCAATGGTACTTGCTGATAATGGACATGATGTCCGTCTTTGGGGACATAATGCCGATCATATTCAGAGAATCAATGAAGAGAAGAAAAATGAAAAATATCTTCCAGGCATTCTACTGCCGGACGGCATTCAAGGGTATAGCCAATTGGAAGAGTCCCTTGATTCTGTAAAAACCATCATCCTGGCTGTGCCGACAAAAGCCATCCGGGAAGTATTGAATAAGATCAAAGGATTTGCACATTCACCTTTTACAATTGTGCATGTGAGTAAAGGGATTGAGCCTGATACCCATTTGAGGATTTCTGAGATGATTGAGGATGAAATGCCTGAATCGCTTGTTGAGGACATCGTTGTTTTATCAGGTCCAAGCCATGCAGAAGAGGTGAGTCTCAGACACCCGACGACAGTGACCGTGTCTTCCCTTAATATGGAAGCTGCCAAAAGAGTCCAGGATCTTTTCATGAATCAAAATTTCCGGGTCTACACCAATACTGATATCATTGGAGTTGAAATCGGAGGAGCGTTGAAGAATATCATTGCTCTTGCTGCGGGTATTGCGGATGGTCTTGGCTATGGAGATAATGCAAAAGCAGCTTTGATTACAAGGGGATTGGCTGAAATTGCCCGCCTTGGCACTAAGATGGGGGCAAATCCATTGACGTTCTCAGGACTAGCGGGAATTGGTGATTTAATTGTCACATGTACAAGCGTCCATTCCAGAAACTGGCGTGCTGGGAACATGCTTGGAAAAGGAATGAAGCTGGATGATGTCCTGTCAAGTATGGGAATGGTGGTAGAAGGCGTCAGAACGACGAAGGCTGCTTATCAGCTTTCTAAAAAATATGATGTGAATATGCCGATTACAGATGCCTTATACAACATTTTAGTCAACGAAGTAAACCCTAAAGATGCTGTCGACCGCTTGATGGCAAGGGGAAAAACGAATGAAATGGACGATTTAGTCAATATTTTAGGCGAAAGATTATTCGAAGAATAGGCATTTATTGATGCATGCTGAATGTTTCAGCATAGGATATAGATGAAGAATAAACGCTTTAAAGCCGGGGATGGCGCATCGTCAGTAAAACTGAGGCAGGAAACACCTGCTTCAGTTTTTCTTTGTCCAATTTTTTTGTGAAAACGATTACGATTTAAATAAATATACATAATTCCCATGGATTTCATGTGGTATAATTACTACCGGTTATTAGTTATGCTATTTTTGTATACATTATTGTTAAAATCTTAATGCCGATTTTAACGTAAAAATAGCTGTTTGGCGCGTTGAAATAGAGTGTCCAGGCTCTTTTTAGATGAAATTTTCTACTTAGATTACATAAGCTATTCTATTTGAATGTCTAAAGCAGCAAACTATGTGAAAAGAGCCTTTGTTAAAGGAGGGGTGGACATGTCTCCTGGTATGTTGAAAATGTGGATATCCTTTGCTTCTATGGGTCTGATGATTTTATCGATACTGACGATTTATTTAAGCAGATATAAAATAAAAATGAAACCAGTGAAATTTATCATAGCCTTTTTTGCATACATATTTTTAATTTTAAGCGGACTTTTGATGGTCTATGTCGTATTTTCAAGTCCAAATAGCTAGCTGCCACAGCAAAAATGAAAGGAGAAAGATACTTTGAAAGCCTTTTTTAAAGCATCCTTTCTGATGATGCTCATTTTTTCACTAAGTGGATGCATGTATCCACAGGATGAATTGGCTCAAAATAAGATCCCATATAAAGAACAGATCCAATCGGTGCAGTCTGCTGTTGATCAATTTAAAGCAGCAAACGGTGGAATCCTGCCTATTAAAACACGGGATCAAAAAACGCCAATATTCGAAAAATATCCAATTGATTTTCAGCGGATAACTCCTAAATATATGGCTGAACCGCCTGGTAATGCATTCGAAAGCGGCGGGATCTTTCAATATGTCCTGGTAGACGTTGAAAAAAATCCAACCGTAAAAATCTTTGATTTGAGAATGGCTGATAAAATCCGGGATATGAAAATCAGGATGCAAGCCCTTGACTATCCTCCTTTTAAGTCGGAATTGGCTGATAATGTGTATTCCATTGACTATAAAAGGATTGGGTATAAGGAAGAACCTTATGCAGTCTCTCCCTATTCACAAAAAAATTTATCATTTGTTCTGAACGGGGCAGGAGACGTATTTGTCGACTATCGAAGCGACCTTTACGAAGCATTAAAAAAGCATAAGAAAACCGAATTCAAACCAGGAGATGATATCAGGTCAATTCTGGTTGAGGACTCTGACTTTGTGCCGGCATATTCAATGCCGTATACAGTAGATCAAAATAATGAGCCTGTTTTCATGACAAAATAGGCATAACCCTTCTTCAGCACAATATATTGTTGAAGAAGGGTCTTTTTTTATTCTTTTCTTTTGGAATGTATCAATGATTTATCAATTTTAAGGGGGAAAAAGAAAATTTTAGTCATAACAGAATAGGACAACATCATAAATATATAGTGTCTACTAATAGTTACGGATGAAATATCCCGGAACTCATTGAATGGGAGGGAATCTCTTGGAAAAGGTCGATATTTTCAAGGATATTGCCGAAAGAACCGGCGGTGATATTTATTTAGGTGTAGTAGGGGCGGTTCGAACAGGTAAATCAACATTCATAAAAAAATTCATGGAGCTTGTCGTTCTTCCTAATATTTCAAATGAAGGGGAGCGTGCTCGAGCACAGGATGAGCTTCCTCAAAGTGCAGCAGGAAAAACCATTATGACAACAGAACCAAAGTTTGTTCCAAATCAGGCCATTTCAGTCCATGTCGATGAAGGCCTTGAAGTGAATATCCGCCTTGTGGACTGTGTAGGCTATACAGTTCCAGGGGCAAAAGGCTATGAAGATGAGAATGGACCAAGAATGATCCATACTCCATGGTATGAAGAACCGATTCCGTTCCATGAGGCTGCCGAAATCGGTACAAGGAAGGTCATTCAAGAACACTCAACGATAGGTGTAGTCATTACAACTGATGGCACGATCGGTGAAATTCCCCGCTATGATTATGTAGAAGCGGAGGAGAGAGTGATTGAGGAGTTGAAGGAAGTCGGCAAGCCGTTCATTATGGTCATCAACTCCGCAAGACCGCATCATCCTGAAACTGATGCTTTGAGAAGCAAATTAGCAGAGAAATATGATATCCCGGTTGTTGCCATGTCAGTGGAAAGCATGCGTGAGAATGATGTAATGAATGTCCTTAGGGAAGCTTTGTTTGAATTCCCTGTATTAGAAGTCAATGTCAATCTTCCGAGCTGGGTCATGGTGCTCAATGAAAATCATTGGCTGCGTGAAAATTACCAAGAAGCGGTGAAGGAAACAGTTAAAGACATCAAGCGTTTGAGAGATGTCGACCGCGTGGTTCAATACTTCAGTGATTTCGAATTTATCGACCGGGCAGGATTGGCGGGAATCGATATGGGGCAGGGTGTCGCAGAAATCGATTTATATGCCCCGGATGAACTGTATGACGAGGTCCTTAAGGAAATTGTAGGGGTTGAAATTCGAGGCAAGGACCACCTGCTGGAATTGATGCAGGACTTTGCTCATGCCAAAGCAGAGTATGATCAAGTTGCGGATGCATTAAGGATGGTGAAGCAAACAGGCTACGGCATTGCAGCCCCATCCCTGGCCGATATGAGCCTGGATGAACCAGAAATCATTCGTCAAGGGGCTAGATTTGGTGTAAGGCTGAAAGCGGTGGCACCTTCCATTCATATGATTAAAGTCGATGTCGAGTCTGAATTTGCTCCGATCATCGGGACTGAGAAGCAGAGTGAAGAACTGGTCCGCTATTTAATGCAGGATTTTGAGGATGATCCACTTTCTATCTGGAGTTCCGATATTTTCGGAAGAAGCCTCAGCTCCATTGTCAGAGAAGGAATTCAAGCGAAGCTTTCATTGATGCCTGAGAATGCAAGATATAAATTAAAAGAAACTCTTGAACGGATCATCAATGAAGGTTCAGGCGGTTTAATCGCCATTATCCTATAAGTTATAACTGCCGAGCACCCAATTGGATGCTCGGCTTTATTTTTGTGGAGAGATGGAATCTATTATTTTGGATATTTTTTTAAAAAATACATACAATTTTCTACATTCCAGGTGTGAAGGTGTACAAATTGGATGTGCCTGAACTGAAAAATTGTTCCTGAAGAGAGACGGAAAGGGAAAATAGCAAGAGGATCAAGGTGATTATGAGCTCTCCCTAGTGTCTATGCGCGAAAAAATCCAAGCTATGCGCCACGCTTTATGCTGTATGCGCGAGAAAACCCTGCTATGCGCCGGACGAAGTGGTTTATGCGCTAAAACTAAATTTATATGCACCAATGGGCATCTGGAGACATATCTGCCGACTGCCGGCCATTCAAAATGGCCAGTTTCTCTGGAGGGAGCTAGAAGCCAAAGCGCGATTACTGGGAAAATTAGAGATAAGCAAACATAATTCGTCAAAATCCAGAGCGTGACAGCCATCCAGAAGAGGCAGAGCATCAAAAAACACTCTGCCTTTTAAGTCTATTTTTAGGAGAAAAAAGGAATATCTTATTACATTTATGTTTCAAAAAAGAAAAGATTCCCATTATTTATCGAATTATTCTTGCTAAGGCAAATTTATTATGATAATCTTTTAACAGAATTGTTGTTGATGCCTTATACATCCACGATTCATGCGGTTTTTACACATTTTGATGTATAGAAATCGTCAATTATGTTTACAAATGTAATTAATAAGGAAAACAACTGTAAGAACATAATTTGGGAGGAGGTGAATGGCATGAACAAGACAGAATTAATCAATGCTGTTGCAGAAGCAACTGAGCTTTCTAAAAAGGACGCTACTAAAGCAGTTGATGCTGTTTTCGAATCTATTCAAGATGCTTTAGCAAAAGGTGATAAAGTACAACTTATTGGTTTCGGAAACTTCGAAGTACGTGAGCGCGCGGCTCGTAAAGGACGCAACCCACAAACTGGTGAAGAAATCGAAATCGCAGCAAGCAAAGTACCTGCTTTCAAACCAGGTAAAGCGCTTAAAGAAGCTGTTAAGTAAGTACATATGCGAATATGCATAGTGAAGAGGGTAGCCATTACGGCTGCCCTCTTTTCAATTTACGGGTACACTCTATGATAGAACACTCTCCTTTGCTGTAGAGGGGTGGTTGTGCTAATATAAAACATGTTATCAACATAATGGAATCACTAGAAGTGTAGGAGGAAGAAGCATCATGGGAGAAGTGAACCGCGCACAGATTGAAGAGGCCGTGCGTTTGATATTAGAGGCCATTGGGGAAGATCCAAATCGTGAAGGGCTATTGGACACGCCGAAACGAGTTGCGAAAATGTATGAAGAAGTATTCAGCGGACTGAATAAGGATCCTAAAGAATATTTTGAAACGGTATTTGGGGAGGACCACGAAGAATTGGTTCTTGTAAAGGACATCCCATTTTACTCAATGTGTGAACATCATCTTGTTCCTTTTTACGGAAAGGCGCATGTTGCATATATTCCGAAAAACGGAAAAGTTACTGGATTAAGCAAGCTCGCACGTGCTGTGGAAACTGTTGCAAGAAGACCTCAGCTGCAAGAAAGGATAACTTCAACAGTAGCAGAGGCCATCATGGAAAAGCTGGAGCCGCATGGAGCTATGGTAGTGGTGGAAGCTGAGCATATGTGCATGACGATGAGAGGTGTACAAAAACCAGGCTCAAGCACCGTTACGACTGCAGTGAGGGGATCATTCGCAGAAGATCGTACTGCAAGGGCTGAAGTCCTGTCATTGATTCATAA
Protein-coding sequences here:
- a CDS encoding DUF2768 domain-containing protein, with protein sequence MSPGMLKMWISFASMGLMILSILTIYLSRYKIKMKPVKFIIAFFAYIFLILSGLLMVYVVFSSPNS
- the spoIVA gene encoding stage IV sporulation protein A, whose product is MEKVDIFKDIAERTGGDIYLGVVGAVRTGKSTFIKKFMELVVLPNISNEGERARAQDELPQSAAGKTIMTTEPKFVPNQAISVHVDEGLEVNIRLVDCVGYTVPGAKGYEDENGPRMIHTPWYEEPIPFHEAAEIGTRKVIQEHSTIGVVITTDGTIGEIPRYDYVEAEERVIEELKEVGKPFIMVINSARPHHPETDALRSKLAEKYDIPVVAMSVESMRENDVMNVLREALFEFPVLEVNVNLPSWVMVLNENHWLRENYQEAVKETVKDIKRLRDVDRVVQYFSDFEFIDRAGLAGIDMGQGVAEIDLYAPDELYDEVLKEIVGVEIRGKDHLLELMQDFAHAKAEYDQVADALRMVKQTGYGIAAPSLADMSLDEPEIIRQGARFGVRLKAVAPSIHMIKVDVESEFAPIIGTEKQSEELVRYLMQDFEDDPLSIWSSDIFGRSLSSIVREGIQAKLSLMPENARYKLKETLERIINEGSGGLIAIIL
- a CDS encoding HU family DNA-binding protein, encoding MNKTELINAVAEATELSKKDATKAVDAVFESIQDALAKGDKVQLIGFGNFEVRERAARKGRNPQTGEEIEIAASKVPAFKPGKALKEAVK
- the fni gene encoding type 2 isopentenyl-diphosphate Delta-isomerase; this encodes MTRAKRKLEHIKYALTTGNNGQAGFADIHFVHQSLPDLSLDDVTLNTVIGELYLSSPLFINAMTGGGGAKTQEINEQIAIAARETNTAMAVGSQMGAIKDKSERPSFEIVRKVNPDGIVFANLGSEATVDQAKEAVEMLRADVLQIHLNVIQELTMPEGDRDFKGALERIHAIISSVGVPVIIKETGAGISMETAKKLASVSPFAIDAGGYGGTNFAEIENSRRKRILEYFNEWGIPTAVSVVEITHGAPSIPVLASGGIKGADDILKAISLGASAAGMAGPLLKTLMQDGLDALISEISELKEDMKVMMCALGRPTIQELQMAPVMISGDSFHFLKQRGIDTKKYSQRT
- the folE gene encoding GTP cyclohydrolase I FolE → MGEVNRAQIEEAVRLILEAIGEDPNREGLLDTPKRVAKMYEEVFSGLNKDPKEYFETVFGEDHEELVLVKDIPFYSMCEHHLVPFYGKAHVAYIPKNGKVTGLSKLARAVETVARRPQLQERITSTVAEAIMEKLEPHGAMVVVEAEHMCMTMRGVQKPGSSTVTTAVRGSFAEDRTARAEVLSLIHKS
- the der gene encoding ribosome biogenesis GTPase Der, whose product is MTKPVVAIVGRPNVGKSTIFNRIVGERISIVEDIPGVTRDRIYSSAEWLTHEFNIIDTGGIEISDAPFMEQIRHQAEIAIDEADVIIFLVNGREGVTSADEEVAKILYKTKKPVVLAVNKIDNPDMKEMIYDFYALGFGEPYPISGSHGLGLGDLLDEAAKFFPSDEGDQYGENVIKFSLIGRPNVGKSSLFNALIGEDRVIVSDIEGTTRDAIDSVFTFDEQEYVVIDTAGMRKKGKVYESTEKYSVLRALRAIERSDVVLVVLNGEEGIREQDKRIAGYAHESGRAVIIVVNKWDAVEKDEKTMKLFEQNIREHFQFLSYAPVVFLSAKTKKRVHTLMPMIDMASENHSLRVQSSILNEVIMDAIATNPTPTDKGKRLRVYYATQVAVKPPTFVVFVNEPELMHFSYQRFLENRIREAFGFEGTPIRIISRSRN
- a CDS encoding YphA family membrane protein, coding for MEGVYFLWLLWIVWIWSTFFMEKHAPRRFSLSILSLGTIAVYPYVIDISTLSIQVAAIVIFLFCMIELTSYSLLEKLKLLIYSLTICAGTGGFMLMKIFDPVWVIFDPKWMLSLFLFFLIQMMTPGDLKKSMLSLYLGLFFGHAATAILLNQWGMNMPIGSPEILDVAAYVSTIFLAIEGMKVISGYFEAKQNIGKGKQG
- a CDS encoding YpzI family protein — protein: MGKDRQEKKLKAGKTVESDRDQALHYKGSSKLEGPEEARNRQRG
- the rpsA gene encoding 30S ribosomal protein S1, which produces MADDMNQVEVRSFAEGDKVKGTVTKVEEKQVLVDISGSKLDGIVPISELSSLHVEKASDVVNEGDELDLIVTKVEEELLVLSKRKVDAEKAWDEMKQRFEEGKVFEAEVKEVVKGGLVVDLGVRGFVPASLVEDHFVEDFTDYKGKTLTFKIVELDEEKNRLILSHRAVIQGEKEEKKKGLLEKLETGQIIEGKVQRLTDFGAFVDIGGIDGLVHISQLSYEHVEKPSDVVSEGDTVKVKILSVDRDNERISLSIKETQPGPWSNLSEKAPRGQVLKGTVKRIVSYGAFVEVFPGVEGLVHISQISHKHIGTPHEVLTEGQEVDVKVLDVNEADQRLSLSMKEFEDKADFEEKYELPEENTGFQLGEMIGDKLKDLK
- a CDS encoding NAD(P)H-dependent glycerol-3-phosphate dehydrogenase yields the protein MVKHSEKIAVLGAGSWGTALAMVLADNGHDVRLWGHNADHIQRINEEKKNEKYLPGILLPDGIQGYSQLEESLDSVKTIILAVPTKAIREVLNKIKGFAHSPFTIVHVSKGIEPDTHLRISEMIEDEMPESLVEDIVVLSGPSHAEEVSLRHPTTVTVSSLNMEAAKRVQDLFMNQNFRVYTNTDIIGVEIGGALKNIIALAAGIADGLGYGDNAKAALITRGLAEIARLGTKMGANPLTFSGLAGIGDLIVTCTSVHSRNWRAGNMLGKGMKLDDVLSSMGMVVEGVRTTKAAYQLSKKYDVNMPITDALYNILVNEVNPKDAVDRLMARGKTNEMDDLVNILGERLFEE